One genomic segment of Erythrolamprus reginae isolate rEryReg1 chromosome 2, rEryReg1.hap1, whole genome shotgun sequence includes these proteins:
- the PPP1R3B gene encoding protein phosphatase 1 regulatory subunit 3B isoform X2: MRILDSFPQKPRMAVDVAMQFYLRAPALRKESFAYKMAPKIKTPLRPCIHVNSSPVLNKLGSEVQALEGNRVKKRVSFADSRGLALTVVKVFSEFDDPLDIPLNITELIDNIVGLTTVDHDDFVLDFVQPSADYLDFRNRLQTDCVCLENCMLKDKAIVGTVKVRNLAFEKAVKIRMTFDTWKTFTDHPCQYVKDTYASSDKDTFSFDVSLPERVQAHERIEFAVCYECDGKVYWDSNKGFNYRIIRTELKSAREISQPCSESDFGIAFDQFGSPRCSYGLFPEWPSYSGFEKLGPYY, encoded by the coding sequence AATCCTTGACTCTTTTCCTCAAAAGCCTAGGATGGCAGTGGATGTAGCCATGCAATTCTACCTGAGGGCGCCCGCTTTGCGGAAAGAAAGCTTTGCCTACAAAATGGCCCCAAAGATCAAGACACCTTTGCGGCCCTGCATCCATGTCAACAGCAGCCCCGTGCTGAACAAGCTGGGGTCAGAGGTCCAAGCTCTGGAGGGGAACCGGGTGAAGAAAAGGGTTTCTTTTGCAGACAGCCGGGGATTGGCTCTGACGGTGGTGAAAGTGTTCTCAGAATTTGATGACCCCTTGGATATTCCATTGAACATCACAGAACTGATCGATAACATTGTGGGCCTGACCACGGTGGATCACGATGACTTTGTCTTGGATTTCGTACAGCCTTCTGCAGATTACTTAGACTTCCGGAATCGCCTCCAGACAGACTGCGTTTGCCTTGAGAACTGCATGTTGAAAGATAAAGCTATTGTGGGTACGGTGAAAGTGAGGAATCTGGCATTTGAGAAGGCCGTCAAGATTCGGATGACCTTTGATACTTGGAAAACCTTCACGGATCACCCATGCCAATACGTGAAGGACACGTATGCCAGTTCCGATAAGGATACGTTCTCCTTCGATGTTAGCTTGCCCGAGCGGGTTCAAGCCCACGAAAGAATCGAGTTTGCAGTGTGTTACGAATGTGACGGCAAAGTCTACTGGGATAGCAACAAGGGGTTCAATTACCGGATCATACGCACCGAACTCAAATCAGCTCGAGAGATTTCTCAGCCGTGCAGTGAGTCAGATTTTGGGATTGCCTTTGATCAGTTTGGAAGCCCCCGGTGTTCTTACGGTTTATTTCCTGAATGGCCCAGCTATTCCGGCTTTGAAAAACTTGGCCCTTATTACTAA
- the PPP1R3B gene encoding protein phosphatase 1 regulatory subunit 3B isoform X1 yields MLQTGMQFRPKSFWVTGILDSFPQKPRMAVDVAMQFYLRAPALRKESFAYKMAPKIKTPLRPCIHVNSSPVLNKLGSEVQALEGNRVKKRVSFADSRGLALTVVKVFSEFDDPLDIPLNITELIDNIVGLTTVDHDDFVLDFVQPSADYLDFRNRLQTDCVCLENCMLKDKAIVGTVKVRNLAFEKAVKIRMTFDTWKTFTDHPCQYVKDTYASSDKDTFSFDVSLPERVQAHERIEFAVCYECDGKVYWDSNKGFNYRIIRTELKSAREISQPCSESDFGIAFDQFGSPRCSYGLFPEWPSYSGFEKLGPYY; encoded by the exons ATGCTCCAGACTGGAATGCAGTTTCGACCAAAGTCTTTCTGGGTTACAGG AATCCTTGACTCTTTTCCTCAAAAGCCTAGGATGGCAGTGGATGTAGCCATGCAATTCTACCTGAGGGCGCCCGCTTTGCGGAAAGAAAGCTTTGCCTACAAAATGGCCCCAAAGATCAAGACACCTTTGCGGCCCTGCATCCATGTCAACAGCAGCCCCGTGCTGAACAAGCTGGGGTCAGAGGTCCAAGCTCTGGAGGGGAACCGGGTGAAGAAAAGGGTTTCTTTTGCAGACAGCCGGGGATTGGCTCTGACGGTGGTGAAAGTGTTCTCAGAATTTGATGACCCCTTGGATATTCCATTGAACATCACAGAACTGATCGATAACATTGTGGGCCTGACCACGGTGGATCACGATGACTTTGTCTTGGATTTCGTACAGCCTTCTGCAGATTACTTAGACTTCCGGAATCGCCTCCAGACAGACTGCGTTTGCCTTGAGAACTGCATGTTGAAAGATAAAGCTATTGTGGGTACGGTGAAAGTGAGGAATCTGGCATTTGAGAAGGCCGTCAAGATTCGGATGACCTTTGATACTTGGAAAACCTTCACGGATCACCCATGCCAATACGTGAAGGACACGTATGCCAGTTCCGATAAGGATACGTTCTCCTTCGATGTTAGCTTGCCCGAGCGGGTTCAAGCCCACGAAAGAATCGAGTTTGCAGTGTGTTACGAATGTGACGGCAAAGTCTACTGGGATAGCAACAAGGGGTTCAATTACCGGATCATACGCACCGAACTCAAATCAGCTCGAGAGATTTCTCAGCCGTGCAGTGAGTCAGATTTTGGGATTGCCTTTGATCAGTTTGGAAGCCCCCGGTGTTCTTACGGTTTATTTCCTGAATGGCCCAGCTATTCCGGCTTTGAAAAACTTGGCCCTTATTACTAA